The following nucleotide sequence is from Nitratidesulfovibrio termitidis HI1.
GCTGCGGCCAAGTTCGGTCAGCGAATATTCCACGCGGGGCGGCACCTGAGGGTACACCTCGCGGTGCAGCACGCCGTCCGATTCCAGTTCGCGCAGCTGCTGGGTGAGCATTTTCTGGGTGATGTTGGGCATGATGCGCCGCAGTTCGCTGAAGCGCAGCGTACCGTCCTGGCCCAGCCGCCACAGGATGATGGGCTTCCACTTGCCGCCGATGACCTGAAGGGTCAGTTCCAGCGAGCAGTAGTATTCCTTGCCCGCGCAGTGCTTGAGGGTGCATGCCGTGACCATCTGGTACCTCCGCGCGAAACATAGTATCATCTTCGGTATCTTTCAAGACCCTACAGTATGCTGCAGGATACTATGCCACAAAATGGTGCGTACTTGATGAAAAATCCGAAGCAGGTATTTTGTGCCGTAGAGTTTCGCCATCTCTTGCCCGCGTTGCCTGTCCCGGCCACCGCCGCCTTGCCGCAGGGAGTCTCCGGCAGGGGCGGCGGCTGGCCGGGCACACGGCGATGCCGCAGGAATCATGCTCTGGCACCTCGCAAATCCGCGCCACACAGGGCGCAGGAGGGTTTCATGGACATCCTTTCCGCCATCCACGGGCGC
It contains:
- a CDS encoding winged helix-turn-helix transcriptional regulator translates to MVTACTLKHCAGKEYYCSLELTLQVIGGKWKPIILWRLGQDGTLRFSELRRIMPNITQKMLTQQLRELESDGVLHREVYPQVPPRVEYSLTELGRSVLPVLSEMCKWGHAFEANHGTTDMTGAKATGRGESAAIGDDLDMAVGEV